Proteins from one Canis aureus isolate CA01 chromosome 20, VMU_Caureus_v.1.0, whole genome shotgun sequence genomic window:
- the LOC144291669 gene encoding uncharacterized protein LOC144291669, with the protein MKGIVPCGFPYRGWRPSPLPCSARRRRLSRKHNSERCAALPGAEPSARRPRRLPGRPAAAPLRGAPPQVTLVLSSLSHYFRMTRESVFRRVEKCASNRAAFEDPTDPHFCRVKPLCSQASIFYAG; encoded by the coding sequence ATGAAGGGAATTGTGCCCTGCGGCTTTCCGTACCGCGGCTGGCGTCCGTCCCCGCTTCCCTGCTCCGCCCGGCGCCGGCGCCTGAGCCGGAAGCACAACTCGGAACGGTGCGCGGCGCTCCCGGGAGCGGAGCCGTCGGCGCGGAGGCCTCGGAGGCTCCCCGGGAGGCCGGCCGCAGCCCCTCTTCGCGGAGCGCCCCCGCAAGTAACGCTCGTTCTGTCTTCCCTCTCGCATTACTTTCGGATGACACGTGAGAGCGTGTTTCGGAGGGTAGAAAAGTGTGCGAGTAATAGGGCCGCCTTTGAGGACCCGACGGACCCGCACTTTTGCCGTGTCAAGCCCCTGTGTTCGCAG